The Clostridium aceticum genomic interval TCTTTTCCATTTTATACCTTGGGGCGTATCTTCTAATACAATTCCCATACTTTTAAGTTGATCCCTTATTTCATCTGCTAGTTGGTAGTTTTTTTCTTTCCTTGCCTGTTGACGTTTTAAAATCAATTCTTCAATTTCCTGATCTATACTTTCCTCTTTCTTTTGTAACAAGCCCAGCACCCCCGTCAATTCCACTAGCAGTTCAAGTGCAGCTTTAATTAATGATTTAGAAGTGCTTCCATTTAGATAGCTGTTCATATCCCTCACCATATCAAAAATAACCGCAATACCATCGGCAGTATTAAAGTCATCATCCATTACTTCAACAAATTTTTCTCTATAACTCAGAAGCATTTTCTGCAACTCTTCTTCTTCTTGTGTCAAGATTTTTTCCTCTGCATTCTCCAGCAGATGTTGAAGGTTGTTTTTAGCATTATATAGTCTTTCAAGTGCAGTTTCAGCAGATGTCAATAGATCTCTACTAAAGTTTAAAGGGTTACGATAATGAGCTGAAAGCATAAAGAATCTTAGGTTTTCTAAATCAAATTCTTCAGCGATTTCTCTAGGTGTAAAAAAGTTATTTAAGGACTTAGACATTTTTTTATTATCTATATTTAAGTAACCTACATGCAGCCAATAATTAGCAAAAGGCTTTCCTGTGCAGGCTTCACTCTGGGCAATCTCATTTTCATGATGAGGAAAAACCAAGTCACCACCACCACCATGAATATCAATAGTTTCCCCTAAATACTTTTGTGCCATAGCAGAACATTCAATATGCCAACCAGGGCGCCCTAATCCCCAAGGACTTTCCCAGCTAGGCTCATCTGGCTTCGTTGCCTTCCATAAGGCAAAATCAAGAGCATTCTTTTTACTTTCGTTGACTTCTATTCGAGCACCAGACTGCAAATCTTTTAAGCTTTGTTTTGATAGTTTTCCATAATGTTCAAATTTCGATACATCATAATATACATCACCTTCTACTTCATAGGCAAACCCCTTCTCAACCAATGCTTGAATAAATTCAATAATTTCCTGCACATTTTCTGTTACCTTAGGGTGAATATCTGCCTTTTGAATTCCCAGAGTCTCAGCATCTTTGAAATACTCTTGGATATATTTTTCACTAACTTCCGTAGAAGAGATATTTTCCTCCTGTGCTCTTTTTATGATTTTATCATCAATATCAGTAAAGTTTTGTACAAAAGTCACCTTATAACCTCTATATTGAAAATATCTCCTCATTGCATCAAAAACCATGAAAGTTCTAGCGTTTCCTATATGAAAATAATTATACACAGTAGGTCCACAGGCATACATTTTTATCTCATCAGGAAAGATAGGGGTAAACACTTCTTTTTGTCTCGTTAGCGTATTATACAGCTTCATTTTTACTTCTCCTTTCCATTTCTGACAGCTTTTTTTCTAATTCTATAATCCTTCTTTGTAGACAACCTAGTTCTTCCGCAATTGGATCTGGCAGTTTACCATGTTCTAAATCTACTTCATTGTAAACAGTTCGAACTTTTTTGTTTTCTTTAATAACAATTTGTCCCGGCACACCAACTACTGTACAGTCAGCAGGAACTTCTCTTAAAACCACCGAGCCTGCACCCACTTTAGAATTATCTCCTACCTTAAAGGGTCCTAGCACTTTAGCACCGCAAGAAATTACAACGTTGTTTCCGATAGTGGGATGTCTTTTTCCTTTATCTTTTCCTGTCCCTCCCAAAGTAGCCCCTTGATAGATAGTTACATTATCTCCAATTTCTGTAGTTTCTCCAATAACCACACCAGTTCCATGATCAATAAAAACTTTTCTACCTATTTTTGCACCTGGATGAATTTCAATACCCGTAAGAAATCTTGCTATATTGGATATAAACCTAGGTAATATAACAAGCCCCCTTTTAAATAGTGCATGGGAAATACGATGAATAATAATAGCATGTAGTCCAGGATAACACAACATTACTTCTAAAACATTTTGGGCTGCCGGGTCCCTTTCGAAAATAGCATCAATATCTTCTCTTATTGTTCTAAAAAATCCCTTCATATTCATCTCCCTTTCTTTGATCAAAAATAAAAAACCTCGCCTGTATCATTACAGAGACGAAGTTTTTTCCGCGGTTCCACTCTGGTTGAATGAAAAAGTTCATTCCCCTTTTAGTCTGTAACGGGACCTCCCGATTTGCCCTACTCTCTTTCAAGCAACAACTCCCAGGTGCATTTCAACCCATCTGTTCTTTAGAACCATTTTCAGCCTGCGATGGTTCCTCTCTATTAAAGTAGCATGGATTTACTTCTCCTGTTCAACATCTTTTTCTATATGAAGTTATGCTTTACATATTGTATGCGGGATAGGATGTCTTGTTTCCCCAGCACTTGAATAATTAACGGAAGATCTGGTCCATGGGCTTTACCCGTTAAGGCTACCCGAATTGGTTTAAATAAGTTGGGACCTTTAATTCCTTTTTCTTTTTGCACCTGCTTAAATATCCTTTTAGCAGCCTCTTGGTTCATCACTTCTTCCGCTTCAACTTTTTCATAAAATATATCTAACAGCTCTTTTATATGTTCTAGTTTTAGTACAGCTTCAGCTTCTTCATCTTCAGGCTTAACTTCATTTTTAAAGAAAACCTCTACCTTTTCAACAATTTCCTTCACATAGTTCATACCATCTTGAAAAACAGAAACCATATCCTTTAACCACTCATACTTTTCTTCAACTTCTGCCTCAACAATATA includes:
- the cysS gene encoding cysteine--tRNA ligase, yielding MKLYNTLTRQKEVFTPIFPDEIKMYACGPTVYNYFHIGNARTFMVFDAMRRYFQYRGYKVTFVQNFTDIDDKIIKRAQEENISSTEVSEKYIQEYFKDAETLGIQKADIHPKVTENVQEIIEFIQALVEKGFAYEVEGDVYYDVSKFEHYGKLSKQSLKDLQSGARIEVNESKKNALDFALWKATKPDEPSWESPWGLGRPGWHIECSAMAQKYLGETIDIHGGGGDLVFPHHENEIAQSEACTGKPFANYWLHVGYLNIDNKKMSKSLNNFFTPREIAEEFDLENLRFFMLSAHYRNPLNFSRDLLTSAETALERLYNAKNNLQHLLENAEEKILTQEEEELQKMLLSYREKFVEVMDDDFNTADGIAVIFDMVRDMNSYLNGSTSKSLIKAALELLVELTGVLGLLQKKEESIDQEIEELILKRQQARKEKNYQLADEIRDQLKSMGIVLEDTPQGIKWKRD
- the cysE gene encoding serine O-acetyltransferase; the encoded protein is MKGFFRTIREDIDAIFERDPAAQNVLEVMLCYPGLHAIIIHRISHALFKRGLVILPRFISNIARFLTGIEIHPGAKIGRKVFIDHGTGVVIGETTEIGDNVTIYQGATLGGTGKDKGKRHPTIGNNVVISCGAKVLGPFKVGDNSKVGAGSVVLREVPADCTVVGVPGQIVIKENKKVRTVYNEVDLEHGKLPDPIAEELGCLQRRIIELEKKLSEMERRSKNEAV